DNA from Candidatus Deferrimicrobium sp.:
TCGGACGGAAGCGGAGCAGGCACGCCTCGTAGATGGCCTCGGCCGGCCCCTTTCCCTCCTTGCGCTCGGCCTCCAGGGCGAAGTCGATCATCATGATCGCGTTCTTTTTCACGATGCCGATCAGCAGGATGATGCCGATCAGCGCGATGACGCTGAACTCCGTGCGACACAGGAACAGCGCCAGGATCGCCCCGACGCCGGCCGACGGCAGCGTGGACAGGATGGTGACCGGGTGAATGTAGCTTTCGTACAGCACCCCCAGCACGATGTAGACCGTCACCAGCGCCGCCAGGATCAGCAGCGGCTCGTTGGAGAGCGAGGAATGGAAGGCGGCAGCCGTTCCTTGAAAGCTGCCCCGGATGCTTTCGGGGAACCCCATTTGCTCCATGACTCCTTCGATCGCCTTCGAGGCCTGCCCCAGCGAAACGTCCGGGGCCATGTTGAACGAAAGCGTGACGACGGGGAACTGCCCCTGGCGGCTCACAACGAGCGGCCCCGTCGTTTCGGAGGTTCGGGCGATCGCGCTCAACGGCACCTGACCGCCGTTCGCGCCGCGGATATAGATCGCATCGAGATCGGTCGGGTTTTCCTGAAAGCCGGGTTTGACTCCCAGGACGACCCGGTACTGGTTCAGTTGGGTGAAGATCGTGGACACCTGCCGCTGGCCGAAGGCGTCGTAGAGCGTATCGTCGATCATCTGCGGCGTGATGCCCAGCCGTGATGCCGTGGCGCGGTCGAACTCCAGCGAGGCGCGCAACCCCTCGTTCTGCATGTCGCTGCTGACGTCCCGCAATTCGGGAAGCATGCTCAGCCGGTGGATCAACGGTGGGACCAGGCGGGAAAGCTCTGCCGAATCGGGATCCTCCAGCGTGTACTGGTACTGGGTCCGGCTTACGCGGTCCTCGACCGAAAGGTCCTGGACCGGCTGCAGGAACAGCGTGATGCCTTCCATCCGCGCCAGCTCCGGTTGCAGTCGGCGGATGATCTCGCTTACGTTCGCGTCCCGATCTTCGAGGGGCTTGAGGTTGATCAGGATCCGCCCGGTGTTCAGCGACGCGTTGGTACCGTCCACCCCGATGAACGACGACAGGCTCGCGACCGCCGGGTCCTTGAGGATGATCCCGGCCAGCATCTCCTGACGTTTCGCCATCGCGGTGAACGAAATGGACTGCGGTGCTTCGGATATGCCCAGGATCACGCCGGTATCCTGCACCGGGAAGAAGCCCTTCGGCACGACGATGTACAGGAAGATCGTGAAGACCAGCGTCCCCACCGCGATCAGAAGTGTCGCCGTCTGGTGTCCTAGCACCCATTTCAGCGTCTTTCCGTACCCTTCGATGGTCCGGTCGAACGCACGCTGGGAGGCGTGGTAGACGCGTCCCTGCTTCTCCTCCGGTACGTGCTTCAGTAGCTTCGCGCACATCATCGGCGTCAGCGTCAGCGACACCACCGCCGAAAGGAGAATCGTCACGCCGAGGGTAACGGCGAACTCCCGGAACAGCCTCCCCACCACGTCGCCCATGAACAGCAGCGGGATGAGCACGGCGATCAGCGACACGGTCAGCGACAGGATGGTGAAGCCGATCTGTTCCGACCCTTTCAGCGCCGCCGTAAGCGGGGAGTCGCCCGCCTCG
Protein-coding regions in this window:
- a CDS encoding efflux RND transporter permease subunit codes for the protein MNLSRQFILRPVATTLLMAAILLAGAVAYKQLPVSALPQVDYPTIQVLTFYPGASPDVMASSVTAPLERQFGQMPGLQQMSSTSSGGSSVITLRFSLALSLDVAEQEVQAAINAGFNFLPKDLPNPPVYSKVNPADAPILTLALTSKTMTLPQVEDLADTRFAQKISQLPGIGLVRISGGQRPAVRVLANPTALASYGLTLEDLRTVVTAANVNQAKGGFDGPRQAAIIGANDQLLSSKEYRPLIIAYRNGAPIRLSDVADVIDDAENVNQAAWMNESPAVIVNVQRQPGANVIEVVDRIKKLMPQLRSSLPSAVDISILTDRTTTIRASVWDVQIELMLAVALVVMVIFLFLRNLPATAIPSIAVPLSLVGTFGAMYLLGFSLNNLTLMALTISTGFVVDDAIVMIENVARYIEAGDSPLTAALKGSEQIGFTILSLTVSLIAVLIPLLFMGDVVGRLFREFAVTLGVTILLSAVVSLTLTPMMCAKLLKHVPEEKQGRVYHASQRAFDRTIEGYGKTLKWVLGHQTATLLIAVGTLVFTIFLYIVVPKGFFPVQDTGVILGISEAPQSISFTAMAKRQEMLAGIILKDPAVASLSSFIGVDGTNASLNTGRILINLKPLEDRDANVSEIIRRLQPELARMEGITLFLQPVQDLSVEDRVSRTQYQYTLEDPDSAELSRLVPPLIHRLSMLPELRDVSSDMQNEGLRASLEFDRATASRLGITPQMIDDTLYDAFGQRQVSTIFTQLNQYRVVLGVKPGFQENPTDLDAIYIRGANGGQVPLSAIARTSETTGPLVVSRQGQFPVVTLSFNMAPDVSLGQASKAIEGVMEQMGFPESIRGSFQGTAAAFHSSLSNEPLLILAALVTVYIVLGVLYESYIHPVTILSTLPSAGVGAILALFLCRTEFSVIALIGIILLIGIVKKNAIMMIDFALEAERKEGKGPAEAIYEACLLRFRP